The following are encoded together in the Capsulimonas corticalis genome:
- a CDS encoding ankyrin repeat domain-containing protein: MEHDADINAVSGGFRVTPLQSALARGKAEIARMLIERGANVEAASDGSDWSPLHYCAANDLPDIARLLLEHGANPNARLANGDTPLKMAVAKAHDIVAATLRDNGGLQ; encoded by the coding sequence ATCGAACACGACGCGGACATCAACGCCGTCTCGGGTGGATTCCGGGTGACGCCGCTGCAAAGCGCGCTCGCGCGCGGCAAAGCCGAGATCGCCCGGATGCTCATCGAGCGCGGCGCCAACGTGGAGGCGGCTAGCGACGGAAGCGATTGGTCTCCCCTGCACTACTGCGCCGCGAACGATCTGCCCGACATCGCCAGGCTGCTGCTGGAGCACGGCGCCAACCCCAACGCGCGCCTCGCGAATGGCGATACGCCGCTCAAAATGGCGGTCGCGAAAGCCCATGATATCGTCGCGGCGACTCTGCGCGACAACGGCGGTCTGCAATAA